The Ranitomeya imitator isolate aRanImi1 chromosome 6, aRanImi1.pri, whole genome shotgun sequence genome window below encodes:
- the MTERF1 gene encoding transcription termination factor 1, mitochondrial: MAMKLLIHITGNFVTCLRSTRKVKAAVSCVLHVPDIPPVRFCSQQLLHDEAKVPIENLDLVTSLEKMGVDLTRVRKRHPVLLKNTSTHEQNLKQFLTEKGADAKMVASIISRYPHAITRDLEILEKMWDVWKGVLESDMTILSVAQRSPESFFRTSNTGNFAKNIRYLQSLGLPPKVLSQLMVKSPRTFANSVDLNKQNVEYLLGLCTKLGGKDPREFVRELISRNIYILTKSTNRIQNNIEKIKSLMKLDDRALLLWIQGDGSPIVSLSYTYFENNYRNAQAILLSLGCTEAEISLYIFTCPKLLLVTPTMFANKIKLLMQCGVDVKEILNNPNILAFHINNLKSRIKQLKDSGYDFRSSGLGVLQLGQAKFSSKLERLRSLGALVEGVGE; this comes from the coding sequence ATGGCTATGAAACTGTTAATTCACATAACTGGGAATTTTGTGACTTGTTTGAGAAGCACAAGGAAAGTTAAAGCGGCGGTGAGCTGTGTCCTCCACGTCCCTGACATACCACCGGTGAGGTTCTGCTCACAGCAACTTTTACACGATGAAGCAAAAGTACCGATTGAAAACCTGGACCTGGTGACTAGTCTGGAGAAAATGGGGGTGGACTTGACGCGGGTCAGAAAGCGCCACCCCGTTCTCCTCAAGAACACCAGTACACACGAGCAAAATCTCAAACAATTCCTGACCGAGAAAGGTGCAGATGCCAAGATGGTGGCGAGCATCATCTCCAGGTACCCACATGCGATCACCCGTGATTTAGAAATCTTAGAGAAGATGTGGGACGTATGGAAAGGGGTTTTGGAATCAGACATGACCATCCTGAGTGTGGCGCAGCGTTCCCCAGAGTCTTTCTTCCGAACATCTAATACCGGGAACTTCGCCAAAAATATCCGCTACCTCCAGTCCCTCGGATTGCCACCCAAAGTCCTGAGTCAGCTGATGGTCAAGTCGCCAAGAACTTTTGCAAACAGCGTTGACCTCAACAAGCAGAATGTGGAGTATTTACTAGGACTTTGCACAAAGTTAGGTGGGAAAGATCCGCGGGAGTTTGTCCGGGAATTGATTTCTAGAAATATCTATATTTTAACCAAAAGTACAAATCGCATCCAAAACAATATCGAGAAGATAAAGTCCCTGATGAAACTAGATGACCGTGCGCTGCTGCTCTGGATCCAGGGCGACGGCTCGCCCATCGTCAGCCTCAGCTACACGTACTTCGAGAATAACTATAGAAACGCGCAGGCGATCCTGCTGTCCTTGGGGTGTACGGAGGCGGAGATATCCCTCTATATCTTCACATGTCCCAAATTACTGCTCGTGACTCCCACCATGTTTGCCAACAAGATCAAGCTCCTGATGCAGTGTGGGGTCGACGTGAAGGAAATTCTCAACAACCCGAATATTCTGGCTTTTCATATCAACAACCTAAAATCTAGAATTAAGCAACTGAAAGACTCTGGTTACGACTTTCGGTCCTCCGGCCTCGGCGTTCTCCAGCTCGGGCAGGCAAAGTTTAGCTCCAAGTTGGAGAGACTTCGCAGCTTGGGGGCCCTGGTGGAGGGTGTTGGGGAATAA